The Naumovozyma dairenensis CBS 421 chromosome 3, complete genome genome has a window encoding:
- the EMA19 gene encoding Ema19p (similar to Saccharomyces cerevisiae YLR050C; ancestral locus Anc_8.60), translated as MSKKEQKIAKQAELSPKERTFFWYYFLIHIPITIFIDASVIIPSNWQVGSTIVSWHIQQNNDFLLWEKPLWLKICVFFELVSQLPLFFYFLKRLNEKYYENARLIDRKRLNKWLFRYGLIASATTFYCLYEIAKRGHYPFLGSDETLVPLSNADKLKLIGVYLPTFLIPLRLLLL; from the coding sequence ATGTCGAAGAAGGAACAAAAAATTGCGAAACAAGCTGAATTATCTCCGAAGGAAAGAACTTTcttttggtattatttcCTAATTCATATCCCCATCACTATATTCATTGATGCATCTGTGATAATTCCATCGAATTGGCAAGTTGGTAGTACTATAGTATCATGGCAtattcaacaaaataatgacTTTTTATTATGGGAAAAACCATTATGGTTGAAAATTTGtgttttttttgaattagTTTCCCAATTACCATTATTCTTCTACTTCCTCAAAAGATTAAATGagaaatattatgaaaatgCTCGTCTTATTGATAGGAAACGCTTGAATAAATGGTTATTCAGATATGGATTGATTGCATCAGCCACTACATTTTATTGTTTATATGAGATTGCTAAAAGGGGTCACTATCCATTCTTAGGAAGTGATGAGACCTTAGTCCCCTTGAGTAATGctgataaattaaaactTATTGGTGTTTATTTGCCAACATTTTTGATCCCTTTAAGATTATTGCTTCTATGA